Genomic DNA from Dermochelys coriacea isolate rDerCor1 chromosome 12, rDerCor1.pri.v4, whole genome shotgun sequence:
AAGAAGATAAGCCAGCAGAATATATTAATATCTATGTCTCGTTTTATTTGAGTCCCGGGGGCTCCAGGCGCTGAAGGAGGATGATGCCCACAGCAAAGGGAGCTCCCAGAAAGAAACAACATTGCCTCAAAGTGCATGTCCAGCTGGGGAAGTTTGAGCTGTCTGTGAGCTACTGGAAGGAGTCCCAGTGCAGACTTCATGTGCCAACCCAATCTTCAGCAGAGGCGCACAAGCTCTGGCCCCACCTAGCAAGTTGAAACAGAAAAGCaagttggaggggaggggagcgtcCAAAGCCCCAATTCTCCATGGTGGTGTGCTCAGCAGCCCCTCTGGCACAGCGCCGGGGGGAGGGAAAGCTGTGCTCTGTAAGGCAGTGAGTGGGGTGTGTCGGGCTGGCAGGGAAGTACTAATACTGCTGCATGTTCCCAAGGGATGGGAGCTGGGCCCAGGCTGTGTGAGCCTTCAGCAGCTCCCTGGTACCTTCACCCCAAAGGGATCACAAGTATGTTAGTGCCAGCGTGTCTCAGAAAGCTGTGCTGGCCATGCTGCCTGGTGCGAAGATCCTTGGTAAGCTGTTCAGAGTCTCCTCCAGCCGCCGGTGAGCCGATTTACCATCTTCCCCTGCAATCACACGCCGTGGTCAGTCACCCCAGCCCCTCAGCAGGCTCCCTTCCCAGGTCCCTCTAAACCTCCCAGTCTCCTCCACACACAGGCCTTGGCCCAGCCGAGCTGGAGCCCCAGTATAGCAGTCAGGAGAGCAGAGGGTTCTTGGCTCCCTCTGCTCAGCCTGCATCTTTCTGAGCGCTCTGGGCTGATGCACATGACTGGCTTCAGGCTTCTAAAGGGCTTTTCTATTCAGTGTAAagtgtaataataaaaaatccgGTTAGTTAGCTGCCAGCTGAACGATGCCCATGTGGGCGTGCAGATGGAACCCaggggctcagctccagccccTCTCAGCTAAGGGGGAACTTCCCTGAGCTGGCAGAGCCTGTGCAGGCTGCAGCCATTAGGGgcagcacacatgcacacaccagcAGGGCTGAGGTTCTGTACACTGTGCCGACACATTCGGGGAGGGCCACAGAACTGGGGTTCCACACACAGCAAAGACACAGGTTAAAAGGGCGTGGCTGACAGGGTCCAAAACAAGAGAAACTCGTGAGCAaagcagcaggagtgggggagtGGAAGCGAATCTGGCCTACACGTCCCGACCTGTGCAGCTGCTGGCATGACCCAGAAGCCTAGTTAGCCAATCAGATGGTTCTCTCAGTGCTATCTAATAAATGATCATAAATAACAATGACGCTTAGCATGTCACATATTCAGAGCACCTGCCGACATTAGCCAGGGGACCATGCTGTTGGGTTAGGGGCCTGCATCTGCTCTCACTCTGGCCAGGCCCACAGGTGGTGCCAGCAGCAGGTGAGGTGGGAAGCCCTGGCAGCATGGCAAGCCTCAGCACTTGGAGCTAGGTATGGACCCAAGGCCTATGACATGTCCAGCTGGTCCACTGTGCCCTCATCTGCAGCCAGGGTCTAGCATGGACAGGACCAGGGAGCCTAGCTCCAGAACCAGCTGTATGGCACTGGGAGGTCCTGTCTCTCACTGGGACGGTACCAATGGGAGCCATGTGCCAAGGGGGCGCGAGCAGAGTCTGGTTTTGGTGCCACCTAGAGGAGCCGCTCCATGCCCCGGGTGTGCAGCAGGGCACTCACCGCACAGCATCAGGCTCTGCTTGGCTGCCTCCCGCACGTCTTCCTTGTCCGTTTGGCAGAGATACACCAGCTGCTCAATGCTTTCTTTGGCCTGCCGGGAGAGGCCAACACAGCGCTGAGCATGTGCCCATCCTCCATGCCCTGGCTGCACTCCCAACCTCGGGGAGCACTGCGGGAGGGGCAGCACAGACAGGGCAGAGGCCAGGAAGATGGGTAGAGGGTGGGAACAAGATCTCTGTGGTCTTGTCTCAGTTCTGGCAGAGCAAGGGACACAGGGATCAGTCCCAGTACTCCACACTTGCCCCCTGCAGGCAGTCAGCCAGGACAGGGTCCCCCATGGGCTGCTCTAGGCCAGCTGTGCCCCCGCCTCCCACGCTCCCTGCTGCCCTTAGTGCTGCCGAGGCGACCAGCAGAGGTGGTGGGTGGAGCTGcctcctggctcctcccctgTGCGGGCGCATCTCATGGCTTCTCctctgctccaggctggggataGGCCACCTCCTTGCTGCTGCCTGTCCCCATCAGTTTCGCTGGGGCTCCACTGCCTCCCTCTCTGGTTCCCCTCACCTACACAGCCACCCACACAGGACGAACTCAGCCATTGCCCCGGCTCCCCAGACTCCAGCACAAGCAGGAGGCTGCTGCCATTGTGCCTAGGAGAGGAGGCCACTGAGGTCCTCCGGCAGCAGGGTACAGGGGGGATCTGGGCAATTTCCCCTCTGCTGCATTAGCCTGGGCCCCATGTCATTCCCCCATGGACACAGTGGCCCAGCGGCGAGAGGGGCATGGCCTTAGCAACTGCTCATTGCCATCAACCCCCATGCAGACAAGGTGCGAGGGGTGCACTTACCTTGAGACACCCCAGGGCTGCGCAGCTGGCAATTCGCATCTGCGCCTCTTCATCTTCCAGCTGCTCCAAGTACCACACCAGAGCCTGGGGGACACAGACATCAGCACCCCAGGGCTGGAAAGAGCCTCTGAGAGCAGCTGGTACCGCCCccattctgcctccctccccttgagccccattcccagccaggGGTGCGAGGGCCCTGGGGCGCTCACCCGTTCCCGGAAGCGGGGGTTCTCGGCGAGGCTGCGCAGCTGGGCGGACACAGCGCTGATGACTTTGCTGTTGCCCTTGATGAGCAGCGAGCTCATGGCCTTCAGCCCGTCCTTCTTGAGCCGGCTCTCGGGCACTCGCTTCAGCGCCTTCAGCACTACATCCTGGTCGTCCGAGTTCAGGTTTTGGGTCAGCAGCACTGCAGGGGGGGGTGTGTGAGAACAGCCACAGTGCAGCTGGGGGAGCCCTGAGTTCTAGGCTGGGCTAGTCCCTCTGGGAAGGGACGAGCCCCACTTGTGCCCTGCGGGGCCGGGCTTTCACTCCCACCTGCCTGGCTCATACAAAGACCAGAGGGACAGGAAGGCAGGCGCCCTGCACCACTGGGAGAGCTGGGCTTGGCAGGGAAGAGCGCGCTTTTGGGGGCCATATCCCAGCCGCACTGCATGATCCACGGGCAGAGGGAGAACGAGCCAGGGAAGAGGCCTGAGCACACCggcaggggctggcagcccaCAGGaacagctcagcccagccccactgcaccTTGGGCAGGGATCACAAAGCCACCGCACACAGCCTGGCTCAGTCTTGCCCTGCTCCCTCGGCCTGCAGGTGAGCTGGAAGGGGCAGGCGCTAGAGACAATCTGGTGCTGTCTGCTGCACTGGCACAGTGGGTGCTGGGCCATCTAATGACTCAGAGCAGGGGAACCGCACCAGCGCCCCGCCTGAGCCAACGCCGGAGCTATGAGGGGACTGCTATGAGGCGCTTACCTTCCTCAGCCAGCTCCACGATGTAGGCATCCAGCGTAGACACAGGAAGTGACTCGAAGTAGCTCCAGTACTGGAAGATGGTGAGCTGCTCACCTTGGCTGCTCCCAGGCCGCTTGGGCAGCCGCCGGGCCAACACATCCTCCACGAGCTTCACGCACACTGCAGGGAGGGCACCGGGTCAGGGCCCCGGGGCAGGGTTTGTCAGCAGCCCGGGCACCTCGCTGGCACGAAGTCCCAAGGCCCTCTGGGGCACCCTCTGGCACCAAGACAGCCCCCTCCCGCAGGTTGGTGCTTTGCCACCACTGGTATttcctggaggggagggatgggctAGCCAAAGCagaggactgggaggcaggactccggAGTTCTTTTCTCGGCTCTCAGAGTCGCTCTGAGCCTGGGAGGGGGAGCCAATCGGAGCTGAGCTACTGCCCAGGGCTCACATCCCTCCCTCTCTGGAGGGGCCCCAAGTCTGCACTCACCCGAGTCTGCCAGGCCCAACTGCCGCTCAGCCATGGGCACTGCATACTGGGCACTGAGCATGTGCAGGAACCTCTCCACAGAGCAGGTGTAGACATCGGGCTGCTCCACGCAGCGGTCCCAGAAGGCCAGCACCCCGTCTTTCCGGGTGGAGAACTGCACCACTGTGGGCAGAGACACAGTCAGGGCCCTCTACGCTCAGCACGGCACACGCTGCTGGCACTGCCACCACTGGGGCAGGTTTCGCTCACCAGCACTGAGACCACGACTATTGGTGAGCCCCAGCCCTCTGATCCAGCACATGCCCTGCAGGCAGTGCCCCGTGGCGCCCGTCCGTGGGCCTGGGATGGGCACTGTGCCAGGGCCTTTACCTTCTGCTGCAGCGCTGGCCGCTCCCGATTTCTCCTCCGTCAGCTGGCAGACAATCTCCAGCACCTGCGCTTCCCTCATCAGCTTGTCCAGGGCGTACATCTCCCGGCACCGCAGCGGCCCATACGTGCCCAGTTTCTGCAAATTACAGACACGTCAGTGTTCTTGGCTGCTCTGCTTGCGGAGCAGGGTCAGTGACTGGGGGTGCCTGGGTTGTCCTGCGCAGCCACCAGCATGCCTGTTGGGGAGCTGTCACTGAGCGTTGCATGGCACACCGGGAGCTGGGGTCTTCccaggctctgccttcagagtcgGGGGCAGCAGCTGTCATGCCTCATGCCAGCCCGCAGCGTCCCTTGGTGTTGGCCAAGGGTGAGTCGGTACTTGGGCTGGCCAGGCTGGCTGAGCGCCAGTGCCACCCCTCCCAGGCACGTCAGAGGTGGCCAGCCTGGcgccccagcacccccccactCTGCAGGAGCTCTCAGGGAGGCTGCAGCCCCGCGTGCCAGCAGATGCCCCCCGCCACACCACTTCCCATTCCACACACTCACCAGCAGCAAGTGGTTGCAGTTACTGAGGTGCAGGACCACGGCCCTGTCCAGGAACTCATTGCCAGTGCTCATGGGGTCAGAGCTGCCCTCAGAGCTGCTGCACATGCCAATGTCCTCGGCTGTGGCCTCACAGCCTCCCAAAGCCCCGACCACAGCACGGGTCCCGCCAGCCCTCCTGCAGCAATGGGGGGACAAGTAAACACATGCCCTCAAAGCAAGGGGACCCCCCCCGACCTCAGATACAGGCGCCAACTGCCCTGCTCCGAGGAACAGcctccagctcccagggctgggggttaAATCCTTCCAGTTCTGCTGCAGGTAAACTTGCAActaaggaagggaaaaaagagcCATGGTTTACGTAGAACCTACCCTATTGagcaccctgctgctgctgaaccCGCAGGCGACACACAagctcatccccacccccaactgcacTGGGGATGGGACAGCGGGTGCTATGCAAACCCTGACACACAGGCCCAGCCGTGGGGCAGCAGGTCCCTCTGCACGGAGAGCCAGGTGGCAGGTGGGGCACTCCAGGGGCTGGGCGCTTGGGGTCACACCCGAGAAGTGATGATGGGAGCCCATGGAGACGGCCCCGGCCATGTGGGTGGAAAGTGCCCTGGGGAGCTCTCACCCTGCTAGAGTGGGTTCTGCCCCCAGGCTCCCAGGGCAGCTCCAATGGGGGCAGCTGAGGTCCCCCAGCGCACCTAGCACCTAGTGACTGAGCCCTTCAGGCCCCTTGGGCGGGCAATGCCAGCCCCATTAGAGAGAAGCCAGGAACAGACCCCAGGATCTGGGGCCTCTGCTCTCATCTCCGGTGCCAGCTGCCGCCCAGTGAGCACAGAACCCAGGATCCGGGGCCTCTGCTCTCATCTCGGGTACCAGGTGCCGCCCTGCGAGCACAGAACCCAGGATCCAGGGTCTCTGCTCTCATCTCCGGTACCAGCTGCTGCCCTGTGAGCACAGAACCCAGGATCCGGGGCCTCTGCTCTCATCTCGGGTACCAGGTGCCGCCCTGCGAGCACAGAACCCAGGATCCAGGGTCTCTGCTCTCATCTCCGGTACCAGCTGCTGCCCTGTGAGCACAGAACCCAGGATCCGGGGCCTCTGCTCTCATCTCGGGTACCAGGTGCCGCCCTGCGAGCACAGAACCCAGGATCCAGGGTCTCTGCTCTCACCTCCGCTACCAGCTGCTGCCCTGTGAGCACAGAACCCAGGATCCGGGGCCTCTGCTCTCATCTCGGGTACCAGCTGCTGCCCTGTGAGCACAGAACCCAGGATCCGGGGCCTCTGCTCTCATCTCGGGTACCAGCTGCTGCCCTGTGAGCACAGAACCCAGGATCCGGGGCCTCTGCTCTCATCTCGGGTACCAGCTGCTGCCCTGTGAGCAGGCGTCCTGGGCTTCACACTCTCTTCTAACAGTCCCCCAGGCCTTTGAGGAGCGTGTTATGCAGCAGCACCCAGAGTGGGAGAGAGCCTGGTTCCAGGTGCCATTGCAAGTCTGACCTGTAGATCCCTGTGGTTTAGAGCGGACAAGGAGCTGGATGGGTTTCAGACCCATTTCTCCTTCCCTCAAGGAGTCAGCCCCCTACATCTTGgagtgtgggggagcaggggacagCAGCTGGGCCACAGgcttccctctccaccccagctCTGGAAAACCGGCGTGGGGGAAGGAGTGAATACGGATAGCAGTACAGGTCCCTGACCACtaggtggtgctgctgcagcataTCCTGTCCAAAGTGTGGCTAGCTGAGGACTAGGGCCCCGCACGGGCTCTGCAGCGCCCCGGTGGCGAAGCCGAGGCGCcacctccactcccagccccccctgcagtACCCCTCTGGCCGGAGGAGGCAAGGGCCTTCCCAGGGCACGACATGCTCCACATGCCCCGGGAGCTGCTGCTGAGAACCAGGGTGCGATAGCCAGCAGGCTCTGGGCTTCCTGGGCACATCGAAGGGGATGGTAGCCACAGCAAAACTCTTGTGTACCAGGGTGTGGCGTGGGCAACGGGGATCGAACCTGGCGCCTCGCGGTCTCACTCCCTGAACTCAATGATCATTTCTGCATGTGGCCCAGCCCCTCTCGGGGGCCCTGGCTGACCCCCATGCAGGGAACTGGCCAGGCCAGGCGCTTGGGTCAGTGCCAGGGATCAGGACCCACACAGAGCCATgttctgctgccctgccccaggcctccTCGACAGAGGCAGTGGGTGCCAGTGCCCCAGGGAGAGACCCCCACCCGGCTCACCGCTCACTCCGGCTGCCCTCCTCCTCCGAGCCCTCCGAGTCGTCCATGTCCGAGGTGTTGAGGAAGCTGAAGCTCTCCAGGGCGTGCTCCACCGTCAGGCTGATGCTGGAGGCACGGCTCAGGAAGACGCCCTGCTTGTGCTGTGGGGAAGACACAGTACAGTGTGGAGGCTGGGCAGGCTGTGTCCCCGGGCCactggccagctgctgctgcctggcatTTGTGCCAGCTAGGACCCGTGCCATGGCCCCCGGGCCTGGGCTGCTCCACCAGGGGCCTTGGGCATGGCAGGATGATGGGCTGTGGGCACACTGCGGCAGGTGCAGCTGGTTCTAAATGCCACACTCCCTgcccatccacatctcctgcctgTCATCCCTGGGACCTGGCCAcactcccccaaccccactctccaTGATGTAACCCATTCTGCCCCCCATCTGACCGGCACACAACGGGCATAGGACAGGGGAACCGTGACAACAGAGCCCATGAACCAGTGTCCCCATTCCAGGACATTCACTGCCCCatgtgggaaggggaggagctgggcacCGACCTGCATggttgctgtggggctggcaccaTCCTTGGGACCCTGccgctgcccccttaccatgaGGATCTCCTCCAGGCGTTTCAGCTCCCGCTCCAGCAGCTGTAGCTCGGGGAACTGTCCCCGATAGTCGTCCAGGGCCGAGCCCAGCGAGCCGATGGCCTCCTCCAGGCCGCAGTCCACAGGCTTGGGCCTTGGCAcctctgctgggctggggggtgagaGCCAGGCAGGGGccagcctcctcctctcctctgaGACCGGCTGCAGCACCACCGGCTGGCCCGGGGAGACctcacgtccctgcggccccagaGCTTGGCACACAGCAGCCTCCGCCCGCCCCACCACAGGCTCACAGGCCTTGGCCTGAGAGACGGCCCCACAGGACTCAGCCTCCGGGCCCATGTCCAGCCCTGCCCAGGGCGCTGGTGGGTTTGACGCCTCGGGGAGGGCGTCCATTTCCAGGGGAGACAGCTCCCTGGTGCTGGGGTCCTGGGGGACTGGTGAAGGTTCCCTGCTGTGGGCGCTGGGGCCCTCCCTGCAATCCACTGCCACGTCCAGGCTGCTCTCGCTGATGTGGCTCAGAGTCCGGGAGTAGGGCACGTGCCCATTGGCCACCATCTCCTTCCTCTCACCCCCTGGCTCCTCCTGCCGGCCGGGCGGCTCGGCTGCAGCGCCCGCCTCCTCTTGCTGGGAGAAAGCGATCTCGATGGCGGGGGCGGAGGCCTGCACCTCAGGCTGTACAATGGGCTTCTGGGAGGCGTGGCGGGCGCAGCCTGACAGCTGGGGGCTGGAGGAATCGTCCGACGACTCCGAGGAGATAGACCAAGCCGTGCCgttctccagctcctcctgccgCCGCAGCATGTTCTAGAGAGACACGGCACATCAGCAGGCCCCTCGCCGCCGGCCCAGCCGTGCCCCACTGCCAGCGACCAGCCCCACAGCCGCCAGCCACGCCCACCCAACCCCTGGCCACGCCCACCCACACCACACCCACCCAGCCCCTGGCCACGCCCGCCCGCCCAGCCGCCAGCCACGCCCACCCAGCCCCTGGCCACGCCCGCCCACCCAGCCGCCAGCCACGCCCACCCAGCCCTTGCCCACGCCCTCCCCATGCAGCCGCCAGCCACACCCACCCAGCCCCTGGCCACGCCCGCCCGCCCAGCCGCCAGCCACGCCCACCCAGCCTCTGGCCACGCCCGCCCACCCAGCCGCCAGCCACGCCCACCCAGCCCTTGCCCACGCCCTCCCCATGCAGCCGCCAGCCACACCCACCCAGCCCCTGGCCACGCCCTCCTCATGCAGCCGCCAGCCACGCCCACCCAGCCCCTGGCCACGCCCACCCACACCACACCCAGCCCCTGGCCACGCCCTCCCCACGCAGCCGCCAGCCACACCTACCCAGCCCCTGGCCACGCCCTCCCCACGCAGCCGCCAGCCACACCTACCCAGCCCCTGGCCACGCCCGCCCACCCAGCCACACCCACCCAGACCCTGGCCACAGCCACCCACACAACCACACCCACCCAGCCCCTGGCCACGCCGTCCCCATGCAGCCGCCAGCCACACCCACCCAGCCCCTGGCCACACCCTCCTCATGCAGCCTCcagccacacccacccaccccctggcCACGCCCGCCCACACAGCCACACCCACACAGCCCCTAGCCACACCCTCCCCAACGCAGCCGCCAGCCACACCCACCCAGCCCCTAGCCACGCCCACCCACGCAGCCGCCAGCCACACCCACCCAGCCCCTGGCTACGGCCTTTCCATGCAGCCGCCAGCCACACCCACCCAGCAACTGGCCACAGCCTCCCCACATAGCCTCCAGCCACGCCCACCCACCTTGCCaactccccacccagccctgaccacagccacacccacccaccccggcCATGCCAACTCCATACCCAGCctccgaccccccccccacactactACCTGCCACGGCCACCCCCACCAATCACCTTCACAGCCACCAACATTCCCTCACCAGGGGTTCACGTCAGCCCCACTGCCACTGGCAACCAACAGCCCACATGGAGCTttctccagcctcctgcccccaccactGCCAGGGTCTCACACTGGCTcactggggtcccagccaccTCCCACTTCCCCCTCAGCAGCTCCCCTATCCCACCGGTGCCCCAGGCCCcatctgcccccaccctgctgaGTCCCAGGGTCTGCCAgctgcctgggggcagggcagagtcgCTGTGAGGACACCAGCCCAGCCCAACTCCATGTCACCCCCAGCgtcccagccagctcccccctgggcagggctgtgggagcCAAGAGCTCAGCCCCCTGCAGGCTTCAGACCAAACCAAACCCCCCTGGTGGTGAGGGGAGCATCCCACTGGCAGGGTCCCGTCCGCAGGTCATTGCTACAGGCTCCGGGCCAGGGTCCCTGTCACATCGCCTGGGCCCCGACAGGCTGCCTGGGAGGGAGAGGCTAGCCAGGCGCGTAGCTTCCGCCTGGCACTAACCAGCACAGCCCCGGGCACTTCAGCACCACACTGTGAGCTGGGCCGGCCAACGCAGTGTATACTCTGGTGCCCAGCCTGCACCAGACCCCCACGCCCCAGAGCTGCCCCACAGCCACGACGGGACACGAGAGCCTTGTGCAGACACCTCCCACCTCGGGTACTTCTCCATGCCATGCAAGTGCCCACGTTCCCCAGCACAGGGCCCAGCTTCAGCTCCCACGGAGGGTGAGGGGACATTCCATCAACGCAGGGCTGTGTCCTCCTCCAGGGTATTCCCTGCACCATCCCCTGCCCTTGgcctccctcagccctgctctgccaggCTCTCCACATGCCTTATGGAGCGGAGCGAACCAGTCCAAGGGCATGGGGAGTGTTAAGGGGGTAAGTGAGCACAGAGAGGGCAAGGGCCCAGGAGTACAAACCCTGCTGTAACTGCTCCACCCCACtcagagtcctggctgccagctcctgctctgtgcccttcctccagcccctAACCTCCCCAGCGGGCAGCCCCAGAGCCACCCCAGTGTGGGCAATGGGTCCCATTGGCAGGGCTGGCATGAGCAGTAGGAGATTGGGCAAGGAACGGTGAGGCCGGAGGCCCGTCTCACTCTGGGTACAGACTGGGCTGGAAAGGGCAAGGGGGCAGGGTCTATAACTATGGCAAGCAGCTACTGCACCATCTCTGGCCTGGGACATCCAGGGCAGACTCAGAGCGAAGGCTTGTCCATGCAGGGAGAGGCTGCAAGGACCTGAATGGGCCTCTGGGGAATGAGGCTTCCCCTCACACTCGGATCCCTGCTCAGCCTGGAGCCTACAGGCCATTGCCAGCCCCCTGGCTCAGAGACAGCAGACTCCCCAGCTGCTCCGGCCAGGGAGCAGTTTGGGGGCTGGGAATACCTGTCCGACAATTTCCCAAAGCCAGGACCTACGGATGGGCTAGTGCTATCTGGGGTAACTAGACCACCCAGGCTAAACTATGGGCTGGCCCCAGCCAGCGAACTTACACG
This window encodes:
- the RIPOR1 gene encoding rho family-interacting cell polarization regulator 1 isoform X10, giving the protein MTANTGRPSRSHSTMSLSVRPQRRALASRINRSQSFAGLNSTQDKAFRNLPPFSTPTVSRKTGSRVRRMFSMSHKSPPPKVPQPDRLDEVYEALKKGLTAYLEVHQLELEKLSTQIRESKRNSRLGFLYDLDKQVKSIERFLRRLEFHASKIDELYESYCIQRRLRDGAHNMVKAYTAASPGSREARDSLAEASKGYKEYTENMCVLESELESQLGEFHIKMKGLAGFARLCAGDQYEIFMKYGRQRWKLKGRIEGNGKQVWDSEEMVFLPLITEFLSIKVTELKSLANHVVVGNVSCETKDLFAALPQVVAVDINDLGTIKLSLEVNWNPFDKDDQPSAASTVNKASTVNKRFSTYNQSPPDTPSLREQAFYNMLRRQEELENGTAWSISSESSDDSSSPQLSGCARHASQKPIVQPEVQASAPAIEIAFSQQEEAGAAAEPPGRQEEPGGERKEMVANGHVPYSRTLSHISESSLDVAVDCREGPSAHSREPSPVPQDPSTRELSPLEMDALPEASNPPAPWAGLDMGPEAESCGAVSQAKACEPVVGRAEAAVCQALGPQGREVSPGQPVVLQPVSEERRRLAPAWLSPPSPAEVPRPKPVDCGLEEAIGSLGSALDDYRGQFPELQLLERELKRLEEILMHKQGVFLSRASSISLTVEHALESFSFLNTSDMDDSEGSEEEGSRSERRAGGTRAVVGALGGCEATAEDIGMCSSSEGSSDPMSTGNEFLDRAVVLHLSNCNHLLLKLGTYGPLRCREMYALDKLMREAQVLEIVCQLTEEKSGAASAAAEVVQFSTRKDGVLAFWDRCVEQPDVYTCSVERFLHMLSAQYAVPMAERQLGLADSVCVKLVEDVLARRLPKRPGSSQGEQLTIFQYWSYFESLPVSTLDAYIVELAEEVLLTQNLNSDDQDVVLKALKRVPESRLKKDGLKAMSSLLIKGNSKVISAVSAQLRSLAENPRFRERVSAPGPSHPWLGMGLKGREAEWGRYQLLSEALSSPGVLMSVSPRLWCGTWSSWKMKRRRCELPAAQPWGVSRPKKALSSWCISAKRTRKTCGRQPSRA
- the RIPOR1 gene encoding rho family-interacting cell polarization regulator 1 isoform X6, which encodes MAGGGTGSHGEPIAKKHSKRLSSEAVLGRPSRSHSTMSLSVRPQRRALASRINRSQSFAGLNSTQDKAFRNLPPFSTPTVSRKTGSRVRRMFSMSHKSPPPKVPQPDRLDEVYEALKKGLTAYLEVHQLELEKLSTQIRESKRNSRLGFLYDLDKQVKSIERFLRRLEFHASKIDELYESYCIQRRLRDGAHNMVKAYTAASPGSREARDSLAEASKGYKEYTENMCVLESELESQLGEFHIKMKGLAGFARLCAGDQYEIFMKYGRQRWKLKGRIEGNGKQVWDSEEMVFLPLITEFLSIKVTELKSLANHVVVGNVSCETKDLFAALPQVVAVDINDLGTIKLSLEVNWNPFDKDDQPSAASTVNKASTVNKRFSTYNQSPPDTPSLREQAFYNMLRRQEELENGTAWSISSESSDDSSSPQLSGCARHASQKPIVQPEVQASAPAIEIAFSQQEEAGAAAEPPGRQEEPGGERKEMVANGHVPYSRTLSHISESSLDVAVDCREGPSAHSREPSPVPQDPSTRELSPLEMDALPEASNPPAPWAGLDMGPEAESCGAVSQAKACEPVVGRAEAAVCQALGPQGREVSPGQPVVLQPVSEERRRLAPAWLSPPSPAEVPRPKPVDCGLEEAIGSLGSALDDYRGQFPELQLLERELKRLEEILMHKQGVFLSRASSISLTVEHALESFSFLNTSDMDDSEGSEEEGSRSERRAGGTRAVVGALGGCEATAEDIGMCSSSEGSSDPMSTGNEFLDRAVVLHLSNCNHLLLKLGTYGPLRCREMYALDKLMREAQVLEIVCQLTEEKSGAASAAAEVVQFSTRKDGVLAFWDRCVEQPDVYTCSVERFLHMLSAQYAVPMAERQLGLADSVCVKLVEDVLARRLPKRPGSSQGEQLTIFQYWSYFESLPVSTLDAYIVELAEEVLLTQNLNSDDQDVVLKALKRVPESRLKKDGLKAMSSLLIKGNSKVISAVSAQLRSLAENPRFRERVSAPGPSHPWLGMGLKGREAEWGRYQLLSEALSSPGVLMSVSPRLWCGTWSSWKMKRRRCELPAAQPWGVSRPKKALSSWCISAKRTRKTCGRQPSRA
- the RIPOR1 gene encoding rho family-interacting cell polarization regulator 1 isoform X8, producing the protein MTGQSCVRVTGGAEWKWGRPSRSHSTMSLSVRPQRRALASRINRSQSFAGLNSTQDKAFRNLPPFSTPTVSRKTGSRVRRMFSMSHKSPPPKVPQPDRLDEVYEALKKGLTAYLEVHQLELEKLSTQIRESKRNSRLGFLYDLDKQVKSIERFLRRLEFHASKIDELYESYCIQRRLRDGAHNMVKAYTAASPGSREARDSLAEASKGYKEYTENMCVLESELESQLGEFHIKMKGLAGFARLCAGDQYEIFMKYGRQRWKLKGRIEGNGKQVWDSEEMVFLPLITEFLSIKVTELKSLANHVVVGNVSCETKDLFAALPQVVAVDINDLGTIKLSLEVNWNPFDKDDQPSAASTVNKASTVNKRFSTYNQSPPDTPSLREQAFYNMLRRQEELENGTAWSISSESSDDSSSPQLSGCARHASQKPIVQPEVQASAPAIEIAFSQQEEAGAAAEPPGRQEEPGGERKEMVANGHVPYSRTLSHISESSLDVAVDCREGPSAHSREPSPVPQDPSTRELSPLEMDALPEASNPPAPWAGLDMGPEAESCGAVSQAKACEPVVGRAEAAVCQALGPQGREVSPGQPVVLQPVSEERRRLAPAWLSPPSPAEVPRPKPVDCGLEEAIGSLGSALDDYRGQFPELQLLERELKRLEEILMHKQGVFLSRASSISLTVEHALESFSFLNTSDMDDSEGSEEEGSRSERRAGGTRAVVGALGGCEATAEDIGMCSSSEGSSDPMSTGNEFLDRAVVLHLSNCNHLLLKLGTYGPLRCREMYALDKLMREAQVLEIVCQLTEEKSGAASAAAEVVQFSTRKDGVLAFWDRCVEQPDVYTCSVERFLHMLSAQYAVPMAERQLGLADSVCVKLVEDVLARRLPKRPGSSQGEQLTIFQYWSYFESLPVSTLDAYIVELAEEVLLTQNLNSDDQDVVLKALKRVPESRLKKDGLKAMSSLLIKGNSKVISAVSAQLRSLAENPRFRERVSAPGPSHPWLGMGLKGREAEWGRYQLLSEALSSPGVLMSVSPRLWCGTWSSWKMKRRRCELPAAQPWGVSRPKKALSSWCISAKRTRKTCGRQPSRA